A genomic segment from Oxyura jamaicensis isolate SHBP4307 breed ruddy duck chromosome 6 unlocalized genomic scaffold, BPBGC_Ojam_1.0 oxy6_random_OJ106678, whole genome shotgun sequence encodes:
- the LOC118157565 gene encoding carbohydrate sulfotransferase 3, translated as MERRTSLPQDLREVLHCLKMRSKYAVLLVFVVGLVIIEKENNFISRVSDKLKQSPQTLAEANDTEASPTPAENGSLASLQQLDAAFSRLRTRLHNITLQLAGGLATAGTVPPEPQRHVLLMATTRTGSSFVGEFFNQQGNIFYLFEPLWHVERTVTFELGGANAVGSALVYRDVLQQLFLCDLYILESFISPAPEEHLTPFMFRRSSSRSLCEEPVCTPAVKKVFEKYHCKNRRCGPLNITLATEACRSKRHVALKTVRLRQLEFLQPLAEDPRLDLRIIQLVRDPRAVLASRMVAFSGRYETLKKWAAEGAAPLQEDEVQKLRGNCESIRLSAELGLRQPGWLRGRYMLVRYEDVARAPLRKAEEMYRFAGIRPAPQVEEWIRANTQAPRDGSGIYSTQKNSSEQFEKWRFSIPFKLAQVVQDACAPAMRLFGYKLAGSPEALTNRSLSLLEEGLPSWVT; from the exons ATGGAGAGGAGAACCTCCCTGCCCCAGGATCTCCGGGAGGTGCTGCACTGCCTGAAGATGAGGAGCAAGTACGCCGTGCTGCTGGTGTTCGTCGTGGGTCTGGTCATCATCGAGAAGGAGAACAACTTCATCTCCAG GGTGTCGGACAAGCTGAAGCAGTCCCCGCAGACGCTGGCGGAGGCCAACGACACGGAGGCCAGCCCGACGCCGGCCGAAAACGGGTCCCTGGCCTCGCTGCAGCAGCTGGACGCCGCCTTCTCGCGGCTGAGGACGCGGCTGCACAACATCACCCTGCAGCTGGCCGGGGGGCTGGCGACGGCGGGGACGGTCCCCCCGGAGCCACAGCGGCACGTCCTGCTGATGGCCACCACCCGCACTGGCTCCTCCTTCGTCGGGGAGTTCTTCAACCAGCAGGGCAACATCTTCTACCTCTTCGAGCCGCTGTGGCACGTCGAGAGGACGGTCACCTTTGAGCTGGGTGGCGCCAACGCGGTGGGGTCGGCTTTGGTGTACCGCGacgtgctgcagcagctcttcctctgcGACCTTTACATCCTGGAGAGCTTCATCTCCCCGGCTCCCGAGGAGCACCTGACGCCCTTCATGTTCCGCCGGAGCTCCAGCCGCTCGCTGTGCGAGGAGCCCGTCTGCACGCCGGCCGTCAAGAAGGTCTTCGAGAAGTACCACTGCAAGAACCGCCGCTGCGGCCCCCTCAACATCACGCTGGCCACCGAGGCGTGCCGGAGCAAGCGGCACGTGGCCCTGAAGACGGTGCGCCTCCGGCAGCTGGAGTTCCTGCAGCCGCTGGCGGAGGACCCCCGGCTGGACCTGCGCATCATCCAGCTGGTGCGGGACCCCCGCGCCGTGCTGGCCTCCCGCATGGTGGCCTTCTCGGGCAGGTACGAGACCTTGAAGAAGTGGGCGGCCGAAGGGGCGGCCCCGCTGCAGGAGGACGAGGTGCAGAAGCTGCGGGGCAACTGCGAGAGCATCCGCCTGTCGGCCGAGCTGGGGCTGCGGCAGCCGGGCTGGCTGCGGGGCCGCTACATGCTGGTGCGCTACGAGGACGTGGCGCGGGCGCCGCTGCGCAAGGCGGAGGAGATGTACCGCTTCGCCGGCATCCGCCCCGCGCCCCAGGTGGAGGAGTGGATCCGCGCCAACACGCAGGCGCCCCGCGACGGCAGCGGCATCTACTCCACGCAGAAGAACTCCTCGGAGCAGTTCGAGAAGTGGCGCTTCAGCATCCCCTTCAAGCTGGCGCAGGTGGTGCAGGACGCCTGCGCCCCGGCCATGCGCCTCTTCGGCTACAAGCTGGCCGGCAGCCCCGAGGCGCTGACGAACCGCTCGCTCAGCCTGCTGGAGGAGGGACTCCCCTCCTGGGTCACGTAA